A single Danio rerio strain Tuebingen ecotype United States chromosome 17, GRCz12tu, whole genome shotgun sequence DNA region contains:
- the gstz1 gene encoding maleylacetoacetate isomerase isoform 2 (isoform 2 is encoded by transcript variant 2) produces MSATVARLIKPVLYGYYRSSCSWRVRIAFALKGIEYEQKPINLIKDGGQQLTDQFKAINPMQQVPAVSIDGITLSQSLAIIQYIEETRPEPRLLPADPMQRAHVRIICDIIASGIQPLQNLYVLQKIGEDKVQWAQHFINRGFQALEPVLKETAGKYCVGDEISMADICLVPQVYNADRFKVDMTQYPTIRRLNQTLVEIEAFKASHPSRQPDTPDDLRL; encoded by the exons ATGAGTGCAACAGTTGCACGTTTAATCAAG CCTGTACTTTATGGATATTACAGAAGTTCTTGCTCCTGGAGAGTCCGGATAG CATTTGCATTGAAAGGCATTGAATATGAGCAAAAGCCGATAAATCTCATCAAGGATGGAGGGCAGCAG CTCACGGATCAGTTTAAGGCAATAAACCCAATGCAGCAAGTGCCAGCAGTGTCCATTGACGGCATCACCTTGTCTCAGTCT TTGGCCATCATCCAGTACATTGAGGAAACCCGTCCAGAGCCCCGCCTCCTGCCTGCAGACCCCATGCAGAGAGCTCATGTCCGCATCATCTGCGACATCATCGCCTCTGGGATCCAGCCTCTTCAA AATCTGTATGTGCTTCAGAAAATCGGAGAAGATAAGGTTCAGTGGGCTCAACATTTCATCAACCGAGGATTCCAGG CCCTGGAGCCTGTCCTGAAGGAGACAGCAGGAAAATACTGCGTGGGTGATGAG ATCTCTATGGCAGATATTTGCCTCGTGCCTCAAGTCTACAATGCTGACAG GTTCAAGGTGGATATGACCCAGTATCCCACGATCAGAAGGTTAAATCAGACCTTGGTTGAGATCGAAGCCTTCAAGGCCAGTCACCCTTCACGTCAGCCTGATACTCCAGATGATCTGCGGCTGTAA
- the gstz1 gene encoding maleylacetoacetate isomerase isoform 1 (isoform 1 is encoded by transcript variant 1): MAAQTKPVLYGYYRSSCSWRVRIAFALKGIEYEQKPINLIKDGGQQLTDQFKAINPMQQVPAVSIDGITLSQSLAIIQYIEETRPEPRLLPADPMQRAHVRIICDIIASGIQPLQNLYVLQKIGEDKVQWAQHFINRGFQALEPVLKETAGKYCVGDEISMADICLVPQVYNADRFKVDMTQYPTIRRLNQTLVEIEAFKASHPSRQPDTPDDLRL; encoded by the exons ATGGCGGCACAAACTAAG CCTGTACTTTATGGATATTACAGAAGTTCTTGCTCCTGGAGAGTCCGGATAG CATTTGCATTGAAAGGCATTGAATATGAGCAAAAGCCGATAAATCTCATCAAGGATGGAGGGCAGCAG CTCACGGATCAGTTTAAGGCAATAAACCCAATGCAGCAAGTGCCAGCAGTGTCCATTGACGGCATCACCTTGTCTCAGTCT TTGGCCATCATCCAGTACATTGAGGAAACCCGTCCAGAGCCCCGCCTCCTGCCTGCAGACCCCATGCAGAGAGCTCATGTCCGCATCATCTGCGACATCATCGCCTCTGGGATCCAGCCTCTTCAA AATCTGTATGTGCTTCAGAAAATCGGAGAAGATAAGGTTCAGTGGGCTCAACATTTCATCAACCGAGGATTCCAGG CCCTGGAGCCTGTCCTGAAGGAGACAGCAGGAAAATACTGCGTGGGTGATGAG ATCTCTATGGCAGATATTTGCCTCGTGCCTCAAGTCTACAATGCTGACAG GTTCAAGGTGGATATGACCCAGTATCCCACGATCAGAAGGTTAAATCAGACCTTGGTTGAGATCGAAGCCTTCAAGGCCAGTCACCCTTCACGTCAGCCTGATACTCCAGATGATCTGCGGCTGTAA
- the gstz1 gene encoding maleylacetoacetate isomerase isoform 3 (isoform 3 is encoded by transcript variant 3), whose translation MQQVPAVSIDGITLSQSLAIIQYIEETRPEPRLLPADPMQRAHVRIICDIIASGIQPLQNLYVLQKIGEDKVQWAQHFINRGFQALEPVLKETAGKYCVGDEISMADICLVPQVYNADRFKVDMTQYPTIRRLNQTLVEIEAFKASHPSRQPDTPDDLRL comes from the exons ATGCAGCAAGTGCCAGCAGTGTCCATTGACGGCATCACCTTGTCTCAGTCT TTGGCCATCATCCAGTACATTGAGGAAACCCGTCCAGAGCCCCGCCTCCTGCCTGCAGACCCCATGCAGAGAGCTCATGTCCGCATCATCTGCGACATCATCGCCTCTGGGATCCAGCCTCTTCAA AATCTGTATGTGCTTCAGAAAATCGGAGAAGATAAGGTTCAGTGGGCTCAACATTTCATCAACCGAGGATTCCAGG CCCTGGAGCCTGTCCTGAAGGAGACAGCAGGAAAATACTGCGTGGGTGATGAG ATCTCTATGGCAGATATTTGCCTCGTGCCTCAAGTCTACAATGCTGACAG GTTCAAGGTGGATATGACCCAGTATCCCACGATCAGAAGGTTAAATCAGACCTTGGTTGAGATCGAAGCCTTCAAGGCCAGTCACCCTTCACGTCAGCCTGATACTCCAGATGATCTGCGGCTGTAA